The Catenulispora sp. EB89 genome includes a region encoding these proteins:
- a CDS encoding proline--tRNA ligase: MIWRMSSLFLRTLREDPADAEVPSHKLLVRGGYVRRVAPGIYSWLPLGKQVLENVTRVVREEMDRMGGQEVQFPALLPREYYETTGRWTEYGDNLFRLQDRRGNDYLLGPTHEEMFTDMVKGEVSSYKNLPVTLYQIQTKYRDEARPRAGILRGREFLMKDSYSFDLDDEGLKHSYAQHRDTYIRIFERLGIKYKIVSAVSGAMGGSASEEFLATAPTGEDTYVACHNCGYAANVEAVETAAAVPQDAAAHPALQVLDTPDTPTIESLVAVVNGLAREGRADLHSAIEAKDTLKNVVVKVRYPGVKEPKVLIVGLPGDREVDLKRLEAAVAPGEVEMFEAEDFPKHPKLVRGYIGPVGLKEAGYEYLVDPRVAVGTAWVTGANEAGKHVAYAVAGRDFDIEGTVEAAEVRAGDLCPRCGHELSIDRGIEIGHIFQLGRKYADAAKLDVLGKDGKPVRVTMGSYGVGVSRAVAVLAEQMYDELGLVWPREVAPADVHIVAAGKDPVLYETANRYAEELGARGVRVLYDDRVGSVSPGVKFKDAELIGIPTIVVVGKNLADGVVEVRDRKTGEKTEVAAPDLVEHVHTLVRG, translated from the coding sequence GTGATCTGGCGTATGTCGTCGCTGTTCCTGCGAACCCTGCGCGAGGACCCGGCGGACGCCGAGGTCCCGAGCCACAAGCTGTTGGTCCGTGGTGGATACGTCCGCCGCGTCGCCCCCGGCATCTACTCCTGGCTGCCGCTGGGCAAGCAGGTGCTGGAGAACGTCACCCGCGTCGTGCGCGAGGAGATGGACCGGATGGGCGGGCAGGAGGTCCAGTTCCCGGCGCTGCTGCCCCGCGAGTACTACGAGACCACCGGCCGCTGGACCGAGTACGGCGACAACCTCTTCCGCCTCCAGGACCGCCGCGGCAACGACTACCTCCTCGGTCCCACGCACGAGGAGATGTTCACCGACATGGTCAAGGGCGAGGTGTCGTCCTACAAGAACCTGCCGGTCACGCTCTACCAGATCCAGACCAAGTACCGGGACGAGGCGCGCCCCCGCGCCGGCATCCTGCGCGGCCGGGAGTTCCTGATGAAGGACTCGTACTCCTTCGACCTGGACGACGAGGGCCTGAAGCACTCCTACGCGCAGCACCGCGACACCTACATCCGCATCTTCGAGCGGCTGGGCATCAAGTACAAGATCGTGTCGGCTGTGTCCGGCGCGATGGGCGGCTCGGCCTCCGAGGAGTTCCTGGCCACGGCGCCCACCGGCGAGGACACCTACGTGGCGTGCCACAACTGCGGCTACGCGGCGAACGTCGAGGCCGTCGAGACCGCCGCCGCCGTGCCCCAGGACGCCGCCGCGCACCCGGCGCTCCAGGTCCTCGACACCCCCGACACCCCGACCATCGAGTCGCTGGTCGCAGTCGTGAACGGTTTGGCCCGCGAGGGACGAGCTGATTTGCACAGTGCGATCGAGGCCAAGGACACGCTGAAGAACGTCGTGGTCAAGGTCCGCTACCCAGGGGTGAAGGAGCCGAAGGTCCTGATCGTCGGCCTGCCCGGCGACCGCGAGGTGGACCTCAAGCGCCTGGAGGCCGCGGTGGCCCCCGGCGAGGTCGAGATGTTCGAGGCCGAGGACTTCCCCAAGCACCCCAAGCTGGTCCGCGGCTACATCGGCCCGGTCGGACTCAAGGAGGCCGGGTACGAGTACCTGGTCGACCCGCGCGTGGCCGTCGGCACCGCCTGGGTGACCGGTGCCAACGAGGCCGGCAAGCACGTCGCCTACGCGGTGGCCGGCCGCGACTTCGACATCGAGGGCACCGTCGAGGCCGCCGAGGTGCGGGCCGGCGACCTGTGCCCGCGCTGCGGCCACGAGCTGTCCATCGACCGCGGTATCGAGATCGGCCACATCTTCCAGCTCGGCCGCAAGTACGCCGACGCCGCCAAGCTCGACGTCCTGGGCAAGGACGGCAAGCCGGTCCGCGTCACCATGGGCAGCTACGGCGTCGGCGTCTCCCGCGCCGTCGCGGTCCTGGCCGAGCAGATGTACGACGAGCTCGGCCTGGTCTGGCCGCGCGAGGTGGCCCCGGCCGACGTGCACATCGTGGCCGCGGGCAAGGACCCGGTGCTCTACGAGACCGCGAACCGCTACGCCGAGGAGCTCGGCGCGCGCGGCGTGCGGGTCCTGTACGACGACCGCGTGGGCAGCGTCTCGCCCGGCGTGAAGTTCAAGGACGCCGAGCTGATCGGCATCCCGACCATCGTGGTGGTCGGCAAGAACCTCGCCGACGGCGTGGTCGAGGTCCGCGACCGGAAGACCGGCGAGAAGACCGAGGTCGCGGCACCGGACCTGGTCGAGCACGTGCACACGCTGGTGCGCGGCTGA
- a CDS encoding MaoC family dehydratase, translating into MQFGRYFEEFEVGAVYKHWPGKTVTEYDDHLFCLITMNHHPLHLDANYAEETTDFKRNVVVGNYIYSLLLGMSVADVSGKAIANLEVESLRHIAPTFHGDTIYGETEVLDKTESKSKTDRGIVYVETKGYKQDGTVVCVFRRKVMVPKRVYGEARGGEQPGRPTPAA; encoded by the coding sequence ATGCAGTTCGGCCGGTATTTCGAGGAGTTCGAGGTCGGCGCGGTGTACAAGCACTGGCCGGGCAAGACGGTCACCGAGTACGACGACCACCTGTTCTGCCTGATCACTATGAACCACCACCCGCTCCACCTCGACGCCAACTACGCCGAGGAGACCACCGACTTCAAGCGCAACGTCGTCGTCGGCAACTACATCTACTCGCTGCTGCTGGGCATGTCCGTGGCCGACGTGTCCGGCAAGGCGATCGCGAACCTGGAAGTGGAGTCGCTGCGGCACATCGCGCCGACCTTCCACGGCGACACCATCTACGGCGAGACCGAGGTTCTGGACAAGACCGAGTCCAAGTCCAAGACCGACCGCGGCATCGTCTACGTCGAGACCAAGGGCTACAAGCAGGACGGCACCGTGGTGTGCGTCTTCCGCCGCAAGGTGATGGTTCCCAAGCGCGTGTACGGCGAGGCCCGGGGTGGCGAGCAGCCCGGCCGCCCGACCCCCGCGGCGTAG
- a CDS encoding DUF4328 domain-containing protein: MTGSPISDYGYPTPYGMTPPRIRTSVRGLGIAAIVLLAVDAALAALAAGFLIWRQSLLTDVLTDPAAVNPTSLDDSDSATRATMGWFTIFTLATIVVFICWFWAARNNAEAYTPNRGTLRVGWSVGSWFIPVASLILPCLVARDIHRGTMLGRQGRPAGGGLITGWWWAMYVAFWISGLVVSGENGRMQNDAPVDRVSDMRSAATAGIVALAIGVAAALLAIAYVATITKEQRARNLAGAWYGGPGMPATQVPYGMAYGYGVPGYPMPGQVPGPGGYPMPGYPTPGYPMPGQPPAPPTQEAWTVSEPVPPVQDRIQVAETQTAEIQDIEPPKEPGDWLTPPS, encoded by the coding sequence GTGACCGGGAGCCCGATATCCGACTACGGATACCCCACGCCGTACGGCATGACGCCGCCCCGCATCAGGACCTCCGTCCGCGGCCTCGGCATCGCGGCGATCGTCCTGCTGGCAGTGGACGCGGCGCTGGCCGCCCTCGCCGCCGGGTTCCTGATCTGGCGACAGTCGCTGCTCACCGACGTCCTCACCGACCCGGCCGCCGTGAACCCGACCAGCCTGGACGACTCCGACTCGGCGACCCGCGCCACCATGGGCTGGTTCACGATCTTCACCCTGGCCACGATCGTGGTCTTCATCTGCTGGTTCTGGGCCGCACGCAACAACGCCGAGGCCTACACCCCCAACCGCGGAACCCTGCGCGTCGGCTGGTCGGTCGGCAGCTGGTTCATCCCGGTGGCCTCCCTGATCCTCCCCTGCCTCGTCGCCCGCGACATCCACCGCGGCACCATGCTCGGCCGCCAGGGCAGACCCGCCGGCGGCGGCCTGATCACCGGCTGGTGGTGGGCCATGTACGTGGCCTTCTGGATCAGCGGCCTGGTGGTGAGCGGCGAGAACGGCCGCATGCAGAACGACGCACCAGTGGACCGCGTGAGCGACATGCGTTCAGCGGCCACCGCCGGCATCGTGGCGCTGGCCATCGGCGTGGCGGCGGCACTCCTGGCGATCGCCTACGTGGCGACGATCACGAAGGAACAGAGGGCGCGCAACCTGGCGGGCGCTTGGTACGGCGGGCCGGGGATGCCGGCGACGCAGGTGCCTTACGGAATGGCCTACGGGTACGGGGTGCCGGGATACCCGATGCCGGGTCAGGTGCCGGGCCCGGGCGGCTATCCGATGCCGGGGTACCCGACGCCGGGTTACCCGATGCCCGGCCAGCCGCCGGCACCCCCGACGCAGGAGGCGTGGACTGTATCGGAACCGGTGCCGCCGGTGCAGGACCGCATTCAGGTCGCCGAGACGCAGACGGCTGAGATCCAGGACATCGAGCCGCCGAAGGAGCCCGGCGACTGGCTCACGCCGCCGAGCTAG
- a CDS encoding RIP metalloprotease: protein MGPLGIILFVVALVASIMLHEAGHMVCARKAGGKVTEFFLGFGPKIWSFRKGETEYGVKAIPAGGYVKIVGMTDLEPIDPEDEPRAFYRKPLGWRLLTLSAGSLMHFIIALALMLIVPLTWGIASRDLSGTVGTVTQCLKTTAGNCAPGDAESPAQAAKLQNGDKITAINGAAVHSWDDVTTDLHKGQPTVSAGGKLSGPPVPITVDFTRDGQPHTTTIVPAVGNNSTDPKTVNLALMIGIQAPPLVYQHPGLLNETGNAFTTFGSYAKGSVTGLVDIPASIPKLFQAATDTSQPRSANAPVGVVGMASLTGSVIKDGGYSQFLYYIASINMFIGIFNLLPLLPLDGGHIAIALYEAGRRRIAKLFGRPDPGRVDLNKLMPAAFTFLVLFVGLSLLLMAADITNPLKFPS from the coding sequence GTGGGCCCGCTAGGCATCATCCTGTTCGTCGTCGCGCTCGTGGCATCGATCATGCTGCACGAGGCCGGGCACATGGTGTGCGCGCGCAAGGCCGGCGGCAAGGTCACCGAGTTCTTCCTGGGCTTCGGGCCGAAGATCTGGTCCTTCCGCAAGGGCGAGACCGAGTACGGCGTCAAGGCGATCCCGGCCGGCGGCTACGTGAAGATCGTCGGGATGACGGACCTGGAGCCGATCGACCCCGAGGACGAGCCGCGGGCCTTCTACCGCAAGCCGCTGGGCTGGCGGCTGCTGACGCTGTCGGCCGGTTCCTTGATGCACTTCATCATCGCCCTGGCGCTGATGCTGATCGTGCCGCTGACCTGGGGTATCGCTTCGCGCGACCTGTCCGGCACGGTCGGCACCGTCACCCAGTGCCTGAAGACGACTGCCGGAAACTGCGCTCCGGGCGATGCCGAGAGCCCGGCCCAGGCGGCGAAGCTGCAGAACGGTGACAAGATCACCGCGATCAACGGCGCGGCGGTGCACAGCTGGGACGACGTGACCACCGACCTGCACAAGGGCCAGCCGACGGTGAGCGCGGGCGGCAAGCTCTCGGGCCCGCCGGTGCCGATCACCGTCGACTTCACCCGGGACGGCCAGCCGCACACGACGACGATCGTCCCGGCCGTCGGCAACAACTCGACCGATCCCAAAACGGTCAACCTCGCGCTGATGATCGGCATCCAGGCCCCGCCGCTGGTCTACCAGCACCCCGGCCTGCTGAACGAGACCGGCAACGCCTTCACCACCTTCGGCTCCTACGCCAAGGGCTCGGTCACGGGCCTGGTCGACATCCCGGCCTCGATCCCCAAGCTGTTCCAGGCCGCCACCGACACCAGCCAGCCGCGCTCGGCCAACGCCCCCGTGGGCGTGGTCGGCATGGCGAGCCTGACCGGCAGCGTGATCAAGGACGGCGGCTACTCCCAGTTCCTGTACTACATCGCCAGCATCAACATGTTCATCGGCATCTTCAACCTGCTGCCGCTGCTGCCCCTGGACGGCGGGCACATCGCGATCGCGCTGTACGAGGCCGGCCGCCGCCGGATCGCCAAGCTCTTCGGCCGGCCGGACCCGGGCCGCGTGGACCTGAACAAGCTGATGCCGGCCGCGTTCACCTTCCTGGTCCTGTTCGTCGGGCTGTCGCTGCTGCTGATGGCCGCCGACATCACCAACCCGCTGAAGTTCCCGAGCTGA
- the dxr gene encoding 1-deoxy-D-xylulose-5-phosphate reductoisomerase — protein MTDVTHTVRDIILLGSTGSIGTQTLDLVSRNPDRFRVVGLAAGGGNPELLAEQALATGARTVAVAKASAAQDLNLAFYAAAQKRGYSAGEFQIPEILAGPEASAELAARECDIVLNAIDGAAGLKATLVALDSGRTLALANKESLIIGGDLVARRAKPGQIVPVDSEHSALAQALRGGRAEEVDKLVVTASGGPFRGRTRAEMADASPEQAMKHPTWNMGPLVTCNSATLVNKGLEVIEAHLLFDVPFDRIEVVVHPQSIVHSMVQFVDGSTLAQASPPDMRLPIALALGWPDRVPDAAPALDWTKAATWEFFPLDDEAFPSVRLAKQVGATGGTAPAVFNGANEECVAAFLTGRLRFPAIVDTIERVVAEHAGSGRSQGGDLTLEAVLEADSWARTRARELTAG, from the coding sequence ATGACCGACGTGACCCACACCGTGCGCGACATCATTCTTCTCGGCTCCACCGGCTCCATCGGCACCCAGACCCTGGACCTGGTCTCCCGCAACCCCGACCGCTTCCGCGTCGTCGGCCTGGCGGCCGGCGGCGGGAACCCGGAACTCCTGGCGGAGCAGGCCCTGGCCACCGGCGCGCGCACGGTCGCCGTCGCCAAGGCCAGCGCTGCGCAGGACCTGAACCTCGCCTTCTACGCCGCGGCCCAGAAGCGCGGCTACTCGGCCGGCGAGTTCCAGATCCCGGAGATCCTGGCCGGCCCGGAGGCCTCGGCCGAGCTCGCCGCCCGCGAGTGCGACATCGTCCTGAACGCCATCGACGGCGCCGCCGGCCTGAAGGCCACGCTGGTCGCCCTCGACTCCGGCCGGACCCTCGCGCTGGCCAACAAGGAGTCCCTGATCATCGGCGGCGACCTGGTCGCCCGGCGGGCCAAGCCCGGCCAGATCGTCCCGGTCGACTCCGAGCACTCGGCGCTGGCGCAGGCGCTGCGCGGCGGTCGTGCCGAGGAGGTGGACAAGCTGGTCGTCACCGCCTCCGGCGGGCCGTTCCGCGGCCGGACCCGGGCCGAGATGGCGGACGCGTCCCCCGAACAGGCCATGAAGCACCCGACCTGGAACATGGGGCCGCTGGTCACTTGCAACTCCGCGACCCTGGTGAACAAGGGTCTGGAGGTGATCGAGGCGCACCTGTTGTTCGACGTCCCCTTCGACCGCATCGAGGTCGTGGTGCATCCGCAGTCCATCGTGCACTCGATGGTCCAGTTCGTGGACGGCTCCACGCTGGCTCAGGCCAGCCCGCCGGACATGCGCCTACCGATCGCCCTGGCCCTGGGCTGGCCGGACCGGGTCCCTGACGCCGCCCCGGCCCTGGACTGGACCAAGGCCGCGACCTGGGAGTTCTTCCCCCTTGACGACGAGGCGTTCCCCTCGGTCCGGCTGGCCAAGCAGGTCGGCGCAACCGGTGGCACCGCTCCGGCCGTCTTCAACGGTGCCAACGAGGAGTGTGTGGCCGCGTTCCTCACCGGCCGCCTCCGCTTCCCGGCGATCGTCGATACCATCGAACGGGTGGTCGCCGAGCACGCCGGTTCAGGGCGCTCTCAGGGTGGGGACCTTACTCTGGAGGCCGTCCTGGAGGCGGATTCTTGGGCGCGTACGCGCGCGCGGGAACTCACAGCCGGCTGA
- a CDS encoding DUF6758 family protein: MKAEPSCPRCGSRVRAPGLLSTTWQCDLHGAIHPLQPVQPPTAKELAETAANSQVPVWMPWPLPTGWEFTGMAYAGDEAGARATAVACAGPNPFGGVGELLLIAEEMGVGLGARFAGLEGPDPGEIFEQTAAHAKLYAAGRSTSMWNVPDTGDRAVFLGEAGGLWLWAVLWPHDAAHLMYDDLVLTDLRDAGAEIDWIPVGGLSLRLMEM, from the coding sequence ATGAAGGCCGAGCCCAGCTGCCCACGCTGTGGGAGCCGGGTGCGCGCCCCCGGCCTGCTGTCCACGACCTGGCAGTGTGACCTGCACGGCGCGATCCACCCCCTGCAGCCGGTGCAGCCCCCCACCGCGAAGGAACTGGCCGAGACGGCCGCCAACAGCCAGGTCCCGGTGTGGATGCCCTGGCCCCTGCCGACCGGTTGGGAGTTCACCGGTATGGCCTACGCCGGCGACGAGGCCGGGGCCCGCGCGACCGCGGTGGCCTGTGCCGGTCCGAACCCGTTCGGCGGAGTCGGGGAACTGCTGCTGATCGCCGAGGAGATGGGCGTCGGCCTCGGTGCGCGCTTCGCCGGGCTGGAGGGCCCGGACCCGGGCGAGATCTTCGAGCAGACCGCCGCGCACGCCAAGCTCTACGCCGCAGGCCGGTCCACCTCCATGTGGAACGTCCCGGACACCGGCGACCGCGCGGTGTTCCTCGGCGAGGCCGGCGGCCTGTGGCTGTGGGCGGTCCTGTGGCCGCACGACGCGGCCCACCTGATGTACGACGACCTGGTGCTCACCGACCTGCGGGACGCCGGCGCCGAGATCGACTGGATCCCGGTCGGCGGCCTGTCGCTGCGCCTGATGGAGATGTAG
- the ispG gene encoding flavodoxin-dependent (E)-4-hydroxy-3-methylbut-2-enyl-diphosphate synthase: MTAIALGMPALPTKPLAIRRKSRQIMVGNVPVGGDAPVSVQSMTTTLTSDVNATLQQIAQLTAAGCQIVRVAVPSQDDADALPMIAKKSQIPVIADIHFQPKYVFAAIDAGCAAVRVNPGNIKAFDDKVGEIAKAAKAAGTPIRIGVNAGSLDKRLYEKYGKATAEALVESALWECSLFEEHDFRDIKISVKHNDPVVMINAYRLLAEACDYPLHLGVTEAGPAFQGTIKSAVAFGALLAEGIGDTIRVSLSAPPVEEVKVGQQILESLGLRKRGLEIVSCPSCGRAQVDVYKLADQVSAALDGLKVPLRVAVMGCVVNGPGEAREADLGVASGNGKGQIFVRGEVIKTVPEAQIVETLIEEAFKIASEMGLEIDAETGEIVESVNAAL; the protein is encoded by the coding sequence TTGACCGCCATCGCGTTGGGCATGCCCGCACTCCCGACCAAGCCGCTTGCCATCCGCCGCAAGTCCCGCCAGATCATGGTGGGGAACGTCCCGGTGGGCGGCGACGCCCCGGTGTCCGTGCAGTCGATGACCACGACCCTCACCTCCGACGTGAACGCCACGCTCCAGCAGATCGCGCAGCTCACCGCCGCCGGCTGCCAGATCGTGCGGGTCGCGGTGCCGTCGCAGGACGACGCCGACGCGCTGCCGATGATCGCGAAGAAGTCGCAGATCCCGGTGATCGCCGACATCCACTTCCAGCCGAAGTATGTCTTCGCCGCGATCGACGCCGGGTGCGCCGCGGTCCGCGTGAACCCGGGCAACATCAAGGCTTTCGACGACAAGGTCGGCGAGATCGCCAAGGCGGCCAAGGCCGCGGGCACTCCGATTCGGATCGGCGTGAACGCCGGATCCCTGGACAAGCGGCTGTACGAGAAGTACGGCAAGGCCACTGCCGAGGCGCTGGTGGAATCCGCGCTGTGGGAGTGTTCGCTGTTCGAGGAGCATGACTTCCGGGACATCAAGATCTCGGTCAAGCACAACGACCCGGTCGTGATGATCAACGCCTACCGGCTGCTGGCCGAGGCCTGCGACTACCCGCTGCACCTGGGGGTGACCGAGGCCGGTCCGGCGTTCCAGGGCACCATCAAGTCCGCGGTCGCCTTCGGGGCGCTGCTGGCCGAGGGCATCGGCGACACCATCCGGGTCTCCCTGTCGGCGCCTCCGGTGGAGGAGGTCAAGGTCGGCCAGCAGATCCTGGAGTCCCTGGGGCTGCGCAAGCGTGGCCTGGAGATCGTCTCCTGCCCCTCCTGCGGCCGGGCCCAGGTGGACGTGTACAAGCTCGCCGACCAGGTCAGCGCGGCGCTCGACGGTCTGAAGGTGCCGCTGCGGGTCGCGGTCATGGGCTGTGTCGTGAACGGCCCGGGCGAGGCGCGTGAGGCTGACCTGGGCGTGGCCTCGGGCAACGGCAAGGGCCAGATCTTCGTGCGCGGCGAGGTCATCAAGACCGTGCCCGAGGCACAGATCGTGGAGACCCTGATCGAGGAGGCCTTCAAGATCGCCTCCGAGATGGGCCTGGAGATCGATGCCGAGACCGGTGAAATCGTGGAGTCCGTGAACGCCGCGCTTTAA
- a CDS encoding DNA-3-methyladenine glycosylase 2 family protein, giving the protein MPEPALQNDFDTYYRAVASRDPRFDGRFFTGVTTTGIYCRPICPARTPKPENVRFFRVAAAAEAAGFRTCRRCRPDKVPGSPDWNVRADLAGRALRLIADGAADQQDGVAALARTLAVSERHLHRVLVAELGVGPLTLARSRRAQTARLLLESTALPVSDVAFAAGYGSIRQFNDSVREAFGATPSDIRVRFGTGAAAAELAGSAVDGDGALTLRLTYRTPFDFPALLGWFGDRAIPGVDEVAGVGRDLVYRRALRLPHGTGQVELRDDKGVVHARLVVDDLRDVAVAVRRCRDLLDLDADPAQVDAVLAGDPALAPLVAARPGLRVPGAVDGFEIAVRAILGQQISVAAARTMTARLVQRFAAVELAAEAALVPEAAVAGSGGSVGAVAVAAADAGSESRPEAGFGSATGVGAVLGSGSWSAADSDSVASANHFVDKKADLAPFPRPETLAAGDYEGLGLTRRTAATLRALATAVASGELALDRGVDRAEARAKLLAVPGIGPWTADYIALRVFGDPDAFPVGDLIVRRQAERLGLPGTEKALLAHAEAWRPWRAYAALHLWASASDPDTEGTEQ; this is encoded by the coding sequence ATGCCCGAGCCAGCTCTCCAGAACGACTTCGATACTTACTACCGGGCGGTGGCCAGCCGCGACCCGCGGTTCGACGGCCGTTTCTTCACCGGCGTGACGACCACCGGCATCTACTGCCGGCCGATCTGCCCGGCCCGCACGCCGAAGCCGGAGAACGTGCGCTTCTTCCGGGTCGCCGCGGCGGCCGAGGCCGCCGGCTTCCGCACCTGCCGGCGCTGCCGCCCCGACAAGGTGCCGGGCTCGCCGGACTGGAACGTCCGGGCCGACCTGGCCGGCCGGGCGCTGCGGCTGATCGCCGACGGCGCCGCCGACCAGCAGGACGGCGTCGCGGCCCTGGCCCGCACGCTGGCGGTGAGCGAGCGGCACCTGCACCGGGTACTGGTCGCCGAGCTCGGGGTGGGGCCGCTGACGCTGGCCCGCTCCCGCCGCGCGCAGACCGCGCGGCTGCTGCTGGAGTCGACGGCCCTGCCGGTCTCGGACGTCGCGTTCGCCGCCGGCTACGGCTCGATCCGGCAGTTCAACGACTCGGTCCGAGAGGCCTTCGGCGCCACCCCGAGCGACATCCGGGTCCGCTTCGGCACCGGCGCCGCGGCCGCCGAACTGGCCGGGAGCGCCGTGGACGGGGACGGGGCGCTGACCCTGCGGCTGACCTACCGGACGCCGTTCGACTTCCCGGCGCTGCTCGGCTGGTTCGGCGACCGGGCGATCCCGGGCGTGGACGAGGTGGCCGGCGTCGGCCGCGACCTGGTCTACCGCCGAGCACTCCGCCTCCCCCACGGCACCGGCCAGGTGGAACTGCGCGACGACAAGGGCGTGGTGCACGCCCGGCTGGTGGTCGACGACCTGCGCGACGTCGCGGTGGCCGTCCGCCGCTGCCGCGACCTGCTGGACCTGGACGCCGACCCGGCGCAGGTGGACGCGGTGCTGGCCGGCGACCCGGCGCTGGCACCGCTGGTCGCCGCCCGCCCCGGCCTGCGCGTCCCCGGCGCGGTCGACGGCTTCGAGATCGCGGTGCGCGCGATCCTCGGCCAGCAGATCAGCGTCGCCGCGGCCCGCACCATGACCGCGCGCCTGGTGCAGCGCTTCGCCGCGGTCGAGCTGGCCGCCGAGGCCGCGCTGGTGCCGGAGGCGGCGGTGGCGGGGTCCGGCGGTTCAGTCGGGGCCGTGGCGGTGGCGGCGGCTGACGCGGGCTCGGAATCGCGGCCGGAGGCGGGCTTCGGCTCGGCGACAGGTGTGGGGGCGGTGCTCGGGTCGGGCTCGTGGTCGGCAGCGGACTCCGACTCGGTCGCATCAGCAAATCACTTTGTCGACAAGAAAGCGGACCTGGCCCCCTTCCCGCGCCCCGAGACCCTGGCCGCCGGCGACTACGAAGGCCTCGGCCTCACCCGCCGCACCGCCGCGACCCTCCGCGCCCTGGCCACCGCGGTCGCGAGCGGCGAGCTCGCCCTCGACCGCGGCGTGGATCGAGCCGAAGCCCGCGCCAAGCTGCTCGCCGTCCCGGGCATCGGCCCCTGGACCGCCGACTACATCGCGTTGCGTGTCTTCGGCGATCCCGACGCCTTCCCGGTCGGCGACCTGATCGTCCGCCGGCAGGCGGAGCGCCTCGGTCTGCCGGGCACCGAAAAAGCCCTCCTGGCGCACGCCGAGGCGTGGCGGCCCTGGCGCGCTTATGCCGCTTTGCACCTGTGGGCCAGCGCGAGCGACCCCGACACCGAAGGAACCGAACAGTGA
- a CDS encoding methylated-DNA--[protein]-cysteine S-methyltransferase, which yields MSTLTYTTIATPAGPFTVLADADDTVHAAGFTADPAFLSGMLHAPVPGPGAHDRVAERVAAYFAGDLAALDDVPVVYRATGPFRTAAWDAMRAVKAGGTISYTQLAATAGNPNAVRAAGSACASNAIALFVPCHRIVRSDGSSKNFLYGLECKATLLAHEKQYAEV from the coding sequence GTGAGCACCCTGACCTACACCACCATCGCGACGCCGGCCGGTCCGTTCACCGTCCTGGCCGATGCCGACGACACCGTCCACGCCGCCGGTTTCACCGCCGACCCGGCGTTCCTCTCCGGCATGCTGCACGCCCCGGTGCCCGGGCCAGGGGCGCACGACCGCGTGGCCGAGCGCGTGGCCGCGTACTTCGCCGGCGATCTGGCCGCGCTCGACGACGTGCCGGTCGTCTACCGCGCGACCGGGCCGTTCCGCACCGCGGCGTGGGACGCGATGCGCGCGGTCAAGGCCGGCGGCACCATCAGCTACACGCAGCTCGCGGCCACGGCGGGGAATCCCAACGCGGTGCGGGCCGCGGGATCGGCGTGCGCGTCCAACGCGATCGCGCTGTTCGTGCCCTGCCACCGCATCGTGCGCAGCGACGGCTCCAGCAAGAACTTCCTGTACGGACTGGAGTGCAAGGCCACCCTGCTGGCGCACGAGAAGCAGTACGCGGAGGTCTGA
- a CDS encoding GNAT family N-acetyltransferase, which yields MSVLSRVRGTNTRLLGVADLADVRALLARDPVSNVFVASRVEASGLDAWRLGGEVWGHMVNGKLDALCYSGANLVPVEAGPEAVRAFAERARRQGRRCSSIVGPAEAALALWEQVRPTWGPAREVRSSQPLMEIRGSSETVEPDFRVKPVTPNQIDTLLPACIAMFTEEVGVSPVGDDNGSSYRARVSELVHAGRAFAWIEDGHVVFKAEIGAVTDQACQIQGVWTHPALRGKGIAAAGMAAVVEYALRDFASVVSLYVNDYNAPARAVYRKVGFEEVGAFASILF from the coding sequence ATGAGCGTTTTGTCGAGGGTCCGCGGGACCAACACCAGGCTGTTGGGCGTGGCCGATCTGGCCGACGTCCGCGCGCTGCTGGCGCGCGACCCGGTCTCGAACGTCTTCGTGGCCTCCCGGGTCGAGGCCTCCGGCCTGGACGCCTGGCGTCTGGGCGGCGAGGTCTGGGGCCACATGGTGAACGGCAAGCTCGACGCGCTGTGCTACTCCGGCGCCAACCTGGTCCCGGTCGAGGCCGGTCCGGAGGCCGTGCGCGCCTTCGCCGAGCGGGCCCGCCGCCAGGGCCGCCGCTGCTCCTCGATCGTCGGGCCGGCCGAGGCCGCGCTGGCGCTGTGGGAGCAGGTCCGCCCGACCTGGGGCCCGGCGCGCGAGGTGCGCTCCAGCCAGCCGCTGATGGAGATCCGCGGATCCTCCGAGACCGTGGAGCCGGACTTCCGGGTGAAGCCGGTGACGCCGAACCAGATAGACACCCTGCTGCCGGCGTGCATAGCGATGTTCACCGAAGAAGTCGGCGTCTCGCCGGTCGGCGACGACAACGGCAGTTCCTACCGCGCGCGCGTCTCCGAACTCGTGCACGCCGGCCGGGCCTTCGCCTGGATCGAGGACGGGCACGTGGTGTTCAAGGCGGAGATCGGCGCGGTGACCGACCAGGCGTGCCAGATCCAGGGGGTGTGGACGCATCCGGCGCTGCGCGGCAAGGGCATCGCGGCGGCCGGGATGGCGGCGGTGGTCGAGTACGCGCTGCGCGATTTCGCGTCAGTGGTGAGCTTGTACGTGAACGACTACAACGCTCCTGCTCGCGCCGTGTATCGCAAAGTCGGGTTCGAGGAGGTCGGCGCTTTCGCGTCGATCCTGTTCTGA